The following coding sequences lie in one Alicyclobacillus curvatus genomic window:
- the paaC gene encoding phenylacetate-CoA oxygenase subunit PaaC, producing the protein MSLAETADTLTQSYKDTLRQLLLLLADDDLVFGHRSAEWLGLAPDLEEDIAFSSIAQDDVGHAALFYKFVSEITGEDADTLAFARPSRLRKNARLLEQQNGDWAYTIARAYVYNIFEQVRLEALLQSNYLPLKQGATKILREERYHRLHMETWFERLAQAGGEARERLEAAISQVWKDLPDLFSLGSHQSALIAEGILPISAEEMHASWLTEVKAMFDQCGLHWPGDGGDFILSVEDSDGRLGQHSAELDELLETMTEVYRSEADAVW; encoded by the coding sequence ATGAGTCTGGCAGAGACGGCCGACACTTTGACGCAAAGCTATAAAGATACACTTCGCCAACTGTTGCTGTTGTTGGCTGACGACGATCTCGTTTTTGGCCACCGCAGCGCGGAATGGCTGGGCTTAGCCCCCGACCTGGAGGAGGACATTGCCTTCAGTTCCATTGCACAGGATGACGTTGGCCATGCAGCACTGTTCTACAAGTTTGTGAGTGAGATAACTGGCGAGGATGCAGATACTTTGGCATTCGCAAGGCCGAGCCGACTGCGTAAAAACGCCCGACTATTAGAACAGCAAAATGGAGACTGGGCGTACACGATTGCAAGGGCTTACGTGTACAACATCTTTGAACAAGTGCGACTCGAGGCTCTACTTCAGTCTAACTACCTGCCGCTAAAGCAAGGTGCGACGAAGATTTTGCGGGAAGAGCGCTACCATCGGCTGCACATGGAAACGTGGTTCGAGCGGTTGGCCCAAGCGGGCGGCGAAGCTAGGGAGCGGTTGGAAGCGGCCATCAGCCAGGTGTGGAAGGACCTTCCGGACCTCTTTTCTCTCGGCAGTCACCAGAGTGCATTGATAGCAGAGGGGATTTTGCCAATCAGTGCCGAGGAGATGCATGCATCCTGGCTGACGGAGGTCAAAGCCATGTTCGACCAATGCGGACTTCACTGGCCGGGGGACGGGGGAGATTTCATCTTATCGGTTGAGGACAGCGATGGACGGCTTGGACAGCACAGCGCAGAATTGGATGAATTGCTCGAAACGATGACGGAAGTGTACCGCAGTGAGGCAGATGCAGTGTGGTGA
- a CDS encoding aspartate kinase, translating to MDIIVQKFGGTSLASEEGRLAAVRHVEAALLEHQKVVVVVSAMGRQGDVYATDTLIGVIGEATYAARRDLDILMSCGEAISAVTFATLLRRHGHEVTVLNGLQAGIVTDAQYGDARILDIRPQRIMEALEASHVVVVMGFQGATLGGDITTLGRGGSDTTAAALGAALQAKCVDIFTDVDGIMTADPKIVPNAGCLKSASYTEICQLAHHGAKVIHPSAVEMAMTENVPIRVRNTLTRDPGTFIAERRLDSLGDTDQDFSVGGVTSSAETWYIKFEDAVTAQEALIDIQGMMGNTGYVDAENADVVITPASHNKPQVASLVTGWSTKAKVVKRCAKVAVIGYGKSALTRSVMQRAREALLVRGISVVFNGTAKHTAWCLVHPESMVLAVNVLHDEFGLSKLAQLAQRAVSV from the coding sequence ATGGACATCATTGTACAGAAGTTTGGCGGTACGTCACTCGCTTCCGAAGAAGGCCGTTTGGCAGCTGTTCGACATGTTGAGGCGGCTCTTCTGGAGCACCAAAAGGTCGTTGTTGTTGTTTCTGCCATGGGACGGCAGGGAGACGTGTATGCAACGGATACGCTCATTGGGGTCATTGGTGAAGCTACATACGCTGCGAGACGGGATTTAGACATTCTGATGTCCTGCGGCGAGGCCATCAGCGCGGTGACGTTTGCCACACTCCTGCGCCGCCACGGCCACGAGGTCACGGTTCTAAATGGACTTCAAGCTGGAATTGTAACTGACGCACAGTACGGTGATGCACGGATTCTCGACATCCGGCCACAGCGGATTATGGAGGCGCTCGAAGCTTCCCACGTCGTCGTTGTCATGGGCTTTCAGGGGGCAACCCTTGGTGGTGACATCACCACACTTGGCCGCGGGGGCAGTGATACGACTGCAGCAGCACTCGGGGCAGCCTTGCAGGCAAAGTGTGTGGACATTTTCACGGATGTGGACGGTATCATGACAGCGGATCCCAAAATCGTACCGAACGCTGGCTGTCTGAAAAGTGCGTCGTACACAGAAATCTGTCAACTGGCGCACCACGGGGCAAAGGTGATTCACCCGTCTGCGGTGGAGATGGCCATGACAGAGAATGTGCCTATCCGGGTACGTAATACATTGACGAGGGACCCAGGGACATTCATTGCAGAGCGCCGCCTCGACAGCCTGGGAGACACCGACCAGGATTTTTCAGTCGGCGGTGTGACAAGCAGTGCGGAGACATGGTACATCAAATTCGAGGACGCTGTCACAGCGCAGGAAGCATTGATTGACATTCAAGGGATGATGGGCAACACGGGGTATGTCGATGCCGAGAACGCGGATGTGGTGATTACACCTGCGAGCCACAATAAGCCTCAGGTGGCAAGTTTGGTGACGGGGTGGTCCACCAAGGCAAAGGTGGTCAAGCGGTGTGCGAAGGTGGCAGTCATCGGATATGGCAAATCGGCGCTCACCCGAAGCGTCATGCAACGTGCCCGTGAGGCACTATTAGTCCGAGGTATCTCGGTGGTGTTTAACGGCACAGCCAAGCATACAGCATGGTGCTTGGTTCACCCTGAATCAATGGTGTTAGCGGTTAATGTCCTGCACGACGAATTTGGACTCTCGAAGCTCGCACAGCTCGCACAGAGAGCAGTAAGCGTCTAG
- the paaJ gene encoding phenylacetate-CoA oxygenase subunit PaaJ, with product MKLQDEVRMALRDVFDPEIPTLSLEELGMVHKIEIEGNHVFVRLLPTFVGCPAVELIRGMVEKRIMQVADVHSVEVTFVMDVAWTSDMVTDEGRQKLSEFGIAPPPRQFSPHAAPSCPYCGLSDTNVVSLFGPTACRSVYYCKSCQQPFEGMKFV from the coding sequence ATGAAGTTGCAAGACGAGGTGCGAATGGCCTTGCGGGACGTGTTTGATCCGGAAATCCCGACACTCAGCCTCGAGGAACTTGGGATGGTCCATAAGATTGAAATTGAGGGCAATCACGTTTTTGTCCGATTGCTTCCCACTTTCGTCGGCTGTCCGGCGGTCGAACTGATTCGCGGCATGGTTGAGAAGCGAATCATGCAGGTTGCGGATGTGCACAGCGTCGAAGTCACATTTGTCATGGACGTTGCCTGGACTTCCGATATGGTGACGGACGAAGGGCGACAGAAGCTGTCGGAGTTTGGCATTGCGCCGCCGCCCCGTCAGTTTTCGCCGCACGCAGCGCCGAGTTGCCCATACTGCGGCCTGTCCGACACAAATGTGGTCAGCCTGTTTGGGCCAACTGCTTGCCGATCGGTCTATTACTGCAAGAGCTGCCAACAGCCGTTTGAGGGGATGAAGTTTGTCTGA
- the ilvA gene encoding threonine ammonia-lyase IlvA, producing MYKTEPSDAHSKEAAFSTEDILKAYPVVQEVSLRTPLQKSQVLSQKYQCNLFLKREDLQVVRSFKIRGAYNFIRNMSPERLARGVVCASAGNHAQGVAYSCQHLGVHGVIFMPTTTPRQKVSQVRKFGGKFVAVELIGDTFDDAYAAAVDYCTSREMTFVHPFDNPLVVAGQGTIGVEIMHDISDEGLPLDYVFLGVGGGGLASGVGSYLKRVSPFTQVIGVEPEGAPSMKRSQEEQRVVVLDSIDKFVDGAAVKQVGRLTFEICRDVLSDIAVVPEGKVCTTILDMYSENAIVLEPAGALPIAALDKYREQIRGKNVVCILSGGNNDIDRMQEIKEKSLIYEGLKHYFIIHFAQRAGALRDFIDQVLGPDDDITRFEYTKKNNKENGPALVGIELKQRADYDALISRMELAGIQYTEINKDPGLFQLLI from the coding sequence TTGTACAAGACAGAACCTTCAGACGCACACTCAAAAGAAGCAGCATTTAGCACGGAAGACATCTTGAAGGCATACCCCGTGGTACAGGAAGTCAGTCTGCGCACGCCACTTCAAAAAAGCCAGGTGTTATCACAAAAGTATCAATGTAACTTGTTCCTGAAACGAGAGGACCTGCAGGTGGTCAGGTCGTTTAAAATACGCGGCGCTTACAACTTTATCCGAAACATGTCACCGGAGCGCCTCGCTCGCGGAGTGGTTTGCGCCAGTGCAGGTAATCATGCCCAAGGTGTGGCTTACTCGTGTCAGCATCTTGGTGTCCACGGAGTCATCTTTATGCCGACAACGACGCCACGCCAGAAAGTAAGCCAAGTACGCAAATTCGGTGGCAAATTTGTTGCTGTTGAACTCATTGGCGACACGTTCGATGATGCGTACGCAGCGGCCGTGGATTATTGTACAAGCCGTGAGATGACGTTTGTTCACCCGTTTGACAACCCACTGGTGGTCGCGGGCCAGGGTACCATTGGTGTTGAAATCATGCACGATATCAGCGATGAAGGATTGCCCCTAGACTACGTGTTTCTGGGGGTAGGCGGAGGCGGACTTGCATCAGGTGTCGGTAGTTACTTGAAACGGGTCTCCCCTTTTACACAGGTGATTGGTGTGGAGCCAGAAGGCGCCCCCTCGATGAAACGCTCGCAGGAAGAACAGCGCGTCGTGGTCCTCGACAGTATTGACAAGTTTGTTGATGGCGCGGCGGTCAAGCAGGTTGGGCGACTGACGTTTGAAATCTGTAGAGATGTTCTCAGCGATATTGCTGTGGTACCCGAAGGCAAGGTCTGCACAACGATTCTTGACATGTACAGCGAAAACGCCATTGTCCTGGAACCGGCAGGAGCGCTGCCCATCGCTGCACTCGATAAATACCGTGAGCAAATCCGGGGAAAGAACGTTGTCTGCATTTTAAGCGGTGGCAATAATGACATTGACAGGATGCAAGAAATCAAGGAGAAATCGCTCATTTACGAGGGATTAAAACACTACTTCATCATCCATTTTGCCCAGCGGGCGGGAGCACTCCGAGATTTTATTGACCAAGTTCTTGGTCCGGACGATGATATCACACGCTTTGAGTACACGAAGAAAAACAACAAAGAAAATGGTCCTGCTCTCGTTGGCATTGAACTCAAGCAGCGTGCAGACTACGATGCTTTGATTTCACGAATGGAATTGGCTGGGATTCAATATACGGAAATCAACAAAGATCCAGGGCTGTTTCAACTGCTGATTTAA
- a CDS encoding TetR family transcriptional regulator: MSKNTSKQELYDIAGKLFSKKGYHGTTIREIAEARGILSGSLYTHISSKEDLLFHITNDGAEAFLSALEPIVFSRQDAKSKLRNGLAAHIGVVTTQMDAAKVFLHDWTALGEERRAVIQEKRDKYEALWAALLAEGYADGTLVGGDPKYLRILILSVGNWVYEWYKTSGELTPEGLADQFMDIILHGVTSGAR, encoded by the coding sequence TTGAGCAAGAACACATCCAAACAAGAGCTGTATGACATCGCCGGAAAGCTCTTCAGCAAAAAAGGGTATCACGGTACCACCATCCGGGAAATTGCCGAAGCACGAGGCATTTTGTCAGGAAGTTTATATACACATATCTCCTCCAAAGAGGACTTGCTGTTTCACATCACAAACGACGGAGCAGAGGCATTCCTGTCAGCGCTCGAGCCGATTGTTTTTAGTCGCCAGGATGCGAAATCCAAGCTGAGAAATGGATTGGCAGCACACATCGGCGTGGTCACAACGCAGATGGACGCAGCAAAGGTTTTTCTTCACGACTGGACTGCTCTTGGCGAGGAGCGCCGCGCAGTGATTCAAGAAAAACGTGATAAGTATGAAGCACTGTGGGCTGCTTTACTTGCAGAGGGGTACGCTGACGGGACGCTTGTTGGTGGTGACCCGAAGTACTTACGAATCCTGATTCTTTCGGTTGGAAACTGGGTCTATGAATGGTATAAAACGTCCGGTGAACTTACACCGGAAGGTCTGGCGGACCAGTTTATGGACATCATCTTACATGGCGTCACAAGCGGCGCCAGATAA
- the queC gene encoding 7-cyano-7-deazaguanine synthase QueC — protein sequence MDKSDSAVVVFSGGQDSTTCLVWALERFQHVEAVTFQYGQRHNLEIECAKNIAEKLSVRHHILDLNLLNQLAPSALTRDDIEIQAGEEGELPSTFVDGRNHIFLSFAAILAKQLGATHIVTGVCQTDFSGYPDCRDVFVKSLNVTLNLAMDYEFVIDTPLMWLDKKQTWELADNLGCFDLVRNETLTCYNGMIGDGCGECPACKLRNRGLQAYLAEIGTNG from the coding sequence GTGGACAAAAGCGATAGCGCAGTGGTTGTATTTAGTGGCGGACAGGACAGTACAACCTGCCTGGTCTGGGCATTGGAAAGATTTCAACATGTTGAGGCTGTCACGTTCCAGTACGGCCAGCGACACAATCTCGAAATTGAATGTGCCAAAAACATCGCGGAAAAATTGTCCGTGCGTCATCACATTCTCGATCTGAATTTGCTGAATCAATTGGCCCCAAGCGCACTCACTCGTGATGATATTGAGATACAGGCTGGAGAAGAAGGGGAACTGCCTTCTACCTTTGTCGACGGCCGCAATCATATCTTCCTATCGTTTGCAGCCATTCTCGCAAAACAACTCGGTGCAACCCACATCGTTACAGGTGTGTGCCAAACGGATTTTAGCGGCTACCCGGATTGCCGCGATGTGTTTGTTAAGTCCTTGAACGTGACGCTCAATCTCGCCATGGACTATGAGTTTGTCATCGACACCCCGCTGATGTGGCTTGACAAGAAGCAGACATGGGAGCTTGCCGACAATCTCGGTTGTTTTGACCTCGTTCGAAACGAGACCCTCACCTGTTACAACGGTATGATTGGAGATGGGTGTGGGGAATGCCCGGCGTGCAAACTTCGAAACCGGGGTCTTCAAGCGTACTTAGCGGAAATCGGAACGAACGGCTAA
- a CDS encoding ACT domain-containing protein, which produces MPEDPYYLIRRSHLPEVMKKTVEVMELLQRRKDLSVQEAAQEVGISRSAFYKYKDVVKPFYSSDMGRIITISLVLRHVAGVLSEVLGTFSRIQANILTINQAIPLQGTATVTVSLDTQNIVVDMDSLFSDLREIHGVEEVTLVGQSV; this is translated from the coding sequence ATGCCAGAAGACCCGTATTATCTGATTCGTCGCTCTCACTTGCCTGAGGTGATGAAGAAAACGGTCGAAGTGATGGAACTTCTCCAGCGCCGGAAAGACCTGAGTGTGCAGGAGGCTGCACAGGAAGTCGGCATTTCGAGAAGCGCGTTTTACAAGTATAAGGATGTAGTGAAGCCTTTCTACTCTTCGGACATGGGGCGCATCATCACGATTTCTCTGGTTCTTCGGCATGTGGCAGGTGTGTTATCCGAAGTTCTTGGCACTTTCTCGCGGATTCAAGCCAACATTCTTACCATTAACCAGGCCATCCCGCTGCAGGGTACAGCTACTGTGACCGTCAGTCTGGACACACAAAATATTGTCGTCGATATGGACTCACTATTTAGTGATTTGAGAGAGATACATGGAGTGGAAGAAGTCACTCTCGTAGGACAAAGCGTCTAG
- the paaA gene encoding 1,2-phenylacetyl-CoA epoxidase subunit A — translation MERIRRGEKIEATDWMPDEYRKLVIKQIHMHGISEVMGAYPEKEWVPKAPNLRRKLGLIAKVQDEIGHGQLLLRVAEDLARPLGKMREEMITDVFTGKVKFHNVFHMEAPTWADAGIIGFLVDGGAIITQASLLDSSYAPYARVLQRICAEESFHMQHGESIVLALAEGTGMQREMLQEAINRWWPSMMFFFGPTEMSGAAERMMEYRIRTKTNEELRQKFIARYVPRVWALGMTIPDDKLGYDEATKRWNYTDPDWEWFGHMVKHNAGPKSQERIELRRGAHEGQAWVREAMMRASEMQLTGWAK, via the coding sequence ATGGAGCGCATCCGTCGTGGAGAAAAGATTGAAGCGACTGATTGGATGCCTGACGAGTACCGCAAGCTCGTTATCAAGCAGATTCACATGCACGGTATCAGCGAAGTCATGGGGGCCTATCCGGAAAAAGAATGGGTTCCGAAGGCGCCAAATCTGCGCCGAAAGCTTGGGCTGATTGCAAAGGTACAGGATGAAATTGGGCATGGACAACTGCTGCTTCGCGTCGCTGAAGACCTGGCACGCCCGCTCGGGAAGATGCGCGAGGAGATGATTACGGATGTCTTCACTGGCAAAGTGAAGTTCCACAACGTCTTTCACATGGAAGCACCCACATGGGCAGATGCCGGCATCATCGGCTTCCTCGTAGACGGTGGTGCCATCATCACGCAGGCGTCACTTCTCGACAGTTCTTATGCACCCTATGCGAGGGTATTGCAGCGTATCTGCGCTGAGGAGAGCTTCCACATGCAGCACGGAGAGTCCATCGTCCTGGCTTTGGCCGAAGGCACTGGAATGCAGCGGGAGATGTTGCAGGAAGCCATCAATCGCTGGTGGCCGTCGATGATGTTCTTCTTCGGGCCGACAGAGATGTCGGGTGCTGCAGAGCGCATGATGGAGTACCGGATTCGGACCAAGACCAACGAGGAGTTACGGCAGAAGTTTATCGCTCGTTATGTGCCCCGCGTATGGGCCCTCGGGATGACCATCCCGGATGACAAGCTCGGGTATGACGAGGCAACAAAGAGGTGGAATTACACCGATCCCGATTGGGAATGGTTCGGCCACATGGTGAAGCACAACGCGGGTCCGAAGTCGCAGGAACGTATAGAGCTGCGCAGAGGAGCGCACGAGGGCCAAGCATGGGTCCGGGAAGCGATGATGCGTGCCAGCGAGATGCAACTCACTGGATGGGCAAAATAG
- a CDS encoding ABC-F family ATP-binding cassette domain-containing protein, with translation MANILSAEGVSKSYGEKILLDSISFGIDDGQRIGLIGVNGTGKSTLLKMIAGIDMPDSGFMTLTGKARVHYLPQEPEFTANTTVLSAVFEGHLPEMVLIRDYEATVELLAQDPGRTDYQEKLMRLQAQMDGLGAWELEHEAKTILTNLGITNFQADVGTLSGGQRKRVAIARALIQPADLLILDEPTNHIDDDSAAWLESYLAARKGALFMVTHDRYFLDRVSNRIFELHQGKLYQYSGNYEAFLAAKAQREADAQASEEKRQNFLRNELKWIQRGPRARGTKQKARTERYNEVLVQGPEESGGNIEISSASTRLGKTVIELKDVSIGYEEGRPLISQFSYIVLKSDRIGIVGPNGMGKSTLLKLMSGQMNPDEGEVVIGSTVKIGYFSQEHNEMPRDVRVIDYIREEAHYVETSDGQTISAAQMLERFLFPGHLQWTPIAKLSGGEKRRLALLKTLMSAPNVLLLDEPTNDIDIPTLTILESYLDDFAGAVVVVSHDRYFLDTVCEKIFAFEGHGRISTHFGNFSDYLARTQEVKLDGDNEEQAQKKSKNSGAMEHGSGHPDAEKVKPERTKSKKLKFTWAEQKDYETIDARIAEAEQSLKSLSKQMEAAGADYGQVQELYNQQQALEKALDELLERWTYLNELAEEIGRNQN, from the coding sequence ATGGCCAACATCTTATCCGCAGAGGGCGTTTCCAAGAGTTACGGTGAGAAAATCCTTCTCGATAGCATTTCCTTCGGTATCGACGATGGGCAGCGCATTGGACTGATTGGGGTCAACGGCACCGGCAAGTCAACGCTGCTCAAAATGATTGCCGGCATCGATATGCCAGACAGCGGATTCATGACGCTGACTGGGAAAGCGAGGGTGCATTACCTACCGCAAGAACCTGAGTTCACCGCCAATACAACCGTTCTCAGCGCGGTTTTTGAGGGCCATCTGCCAGAGATGGTCCTCATCAGAGACTACGAAGCGACTGTCGAACTCTTGGCGCAGGACCCTGGACGGACGGATTACCAAGAGAAACTGATGCGGTTGCAAGCCCAAATGGACGGCCTTGGCGCGTGGGAATTGGAACACGAAGCCAAGACAATTCTCACAAACCTCGGTATTACCAACTTCCAGGCTGACGTGGGGACACTCTCCGGAGGGCAGAGAAAACGCGTCGCCATTGCCCGTGCCCTGATTCAGCCTGCAGACCTGCTGATTCTCGACGAACCCACCAACCATATTGACGACGACAGTGCAGCATGGCTTGAATCTTACCTGGCCGCGCGTAAAGGTGCTCTGTTTATGGTGACGCACGATAGGTACTTTCTCGATCGCGTTTCCAATCGCATCTTTGAGTTGCATCAGGGAAAGCTGTATCAATACAGTGGAAACTACGAAGCCTTTCTCGCTGCAAAAGCTCAGCGTGAAGCGGACGCACAGGCAAGCGAGGAAAAACGACAAAACTTCCTGCGCAATGAGCTCAAGTGGATACAGCGCGGCCCACGGGCACGGGGCACAAAGCAAAAGGCGCGTACGGAGAGATACAATGAGGTGCTCGTGCAGGGTCCCGAAGAATCCGGCGGCAACATCGAAATTTCGTCCGCTTCCACGCGTCTTGGCAAAACGGTCATTGAACTCAAAGACGTGAGCATTGGGTACGAAGAAGGGCGACCGCTCATTTCCCAGTTCAGTTACATCGTGCTGAAGAGCGACCGAATCGGCATCGTTGGTCCAAACGGCATGGGCAAATCCACACTCCTCAAACTGATGTCTGGGCAGATGAATCCGGATGAAGGTGAGGTTGTCATCGGATCGACCGTCAAAATTGGCTACTTTTCACAAGAACACAATGAAATGCCGCGCGATGTGCGCGTTATTGATTACATTCGTGAAGAAGCTCACTACGTGGAAACATCAGACGGACAAACCATTTCTGCCGCTCAGATGCTAGAACGATTTCTGTTCCCTGGTCACTTACAATGGACGCCGATTGCTAAATTGTCCGGCGGCGAGAAGCGGCGACTTGCTCTTTTAAAGACGCTCATGTCTGCCCCTAATGTGCTCTTGCTCGACGAGCCCACAAACGATATCGATATTCCGACACTCACCATTCTGGAGTCCTATCTCGATGACTTTGCAGGCGCGGTCGTCGTTGTGTCCCATGATAGGTATTTCCTCGACACCGTCTGCGAAAAAATATTTGCGTTCGAGGGCCATGGACGCATTTCAACGCACTTTGGAAATTTTTCCGATTACCTCGCACGGACGCAAGAAGTGAAGCTCGACGGGGATAATGAGGAACAAGCGCAAAAGAAAAGCAAGAACAGCGGTGCGATGGAGCATGGTTCAGGCCACCCGGATGCGGAAAAAGTCAAACCCGAACGAACCAAATCTAAGAAATTGAAGTTTACATGGGCGGAGCAAAAGGACTACGAAACAATTGATGCAAGGATTGCGGAGGCCGAACAGTCACTGAAGTCCCTGTCCAAACAAATGGAAGCAGCCGGAGCAGATTACGGACAAGTGCAGGAACTGTACAATCAGCAACAGGCCCTGGAAAAGGCGTTGGATGAGCTTCTGGAACGGTGGACATACCTCAATGAACTTGCAGAGGAAATCGGCCGAAATCAAAATTGA
- a CDS encoding phenylacetic acid degradation protein — protein MHKGKEGEPMAEAHYDVYEVFIQKDILTHHVHVGSVVAPSPELALQVARENFLRRDTAVNIWVVLQQNIHGTSYEDKDALANQVLDKSYREVSGYSENAQKWKRFKERAITIDDVVNDMKK, from the coding sequence ATGCACAAAGGGAAAGAAGGTGAACCCATGGCAGAGGCACATTACGACGTCTACGAAGTGTTTATTCAAAAGGATATTTTGACGCACCACGTTCATGTCGGAAGCGTTGTTGCACCTTCACCGGAACTGGCGTTGCAAGTGGCGCGCGAGAATTTTCTCCGCCGTGACACAGCCGTCAACATCTGGGTGGTCCTGCAGCAAAACATTCACGGGACATCGTACGAGGACAAGGATGCCCTCGCGAATCAGGTTCTCGACAAGAGCTACCGCGAAGTCTCAGGCTACTCGGAGAATGCGCAAAAGTGGAAGCGCTTCAAGGAACGAGCCATCACCATTGATGACGTGGTCAACGACATGAAGAAGTGA
- a CDS encoding EthD family reductase, with protein sequence MVKLIALYRQPADAAQFDEHYANVHTPLVGKVPGLKKLEVTRISGTPMGKPAGYYLMAEMYFADEDSFKTAMASPENRAAGKDLMGFAGDIVEMMVGETSD encoded by the coding sequence ATGGTCAAGCTGATAGCCTTGTATCGCCAGCCGGCTGATGCCGCGCAATTTGATGAGCACTACGCAAATGTTCACACACCGCTGGTCGGAAAGGTGCCAGGGCTTAAAAAACTGGAGGTCACCCGCATTTCCGGGACACCGATGGGCAAGCCCGCAGGCTATTACTTGATGGCTGAGATGTATTTCGCTGATGAGGATTCCTTCAAGACGGCCATGGCGTCGCCTGAGAACAGGGCCGCAGGCAAGGACTTGATGGGCTTCGCCGGAGACATCGTGGAGATGATGGTCGGGGAAACCTCTGATTAG
- a CDS encoding enoyl-CoA hydratase/isomerase family protein: MRDLKYVHTEKSESVALIRMMRDEVLNALNLELMSELTEELLRLDKEDDVRCIVLTGGPKAFAAGADISEMAGASAIEMKMKNQFRVWDSIRLVRKPIIAAVNGFALGGGCELALACDMIIAGEDAKFGQPEVKLGVMPGAGGTQRLTRLIGKPRALELLLTGRPISADEAYQLGLVNRVVQSEACVKEAMGLASEIGRQAPVAVQLIKEAVGQALDTDLQTGMEFERNAFYLLFATEDKNEGMRAFLEKRKPSFQGK, encoded by the coding sequence ATGAGGGATTTGAAGTACGTTCACACGGAAAAAAGCGAATCGGTTGCGCTGATACGGATGATGCGCGATGAGGTCCTGAATGCGCTGAATCTTGAGCTGATGAGTGAACTCACAGAGGAACTTCTTCGACTCGACAAGGAAGACGACGTTCGCTGTATTGTCCTCACCGGAGGCCCAAAGGCTTTTGCTGCGGGGGCAGACATCTCGGAAATGGCTGGTGCTTCGGCTATCGAGATGAAGATGAAAAATCAGTTTCGCGTTTGGGACAGCATTCGGCTCGTCCGCAAGCCCATCATCGCAGCAGTGAACGGTTTTGCCCTCGGAGGCGGCTGCGAACTCGCGCTGGCCTGTGACATGATTATCGCGGGTGAGGATGCCAAGTTTGGCCAACCGGAGGTCAAGCTCGGCGTCATGCCTGGTGCGGGGGGAACACAGCGTCTGACGCGGTTAATTGGCAAACCTCGTGCGCTCGAACTGCTGTTGACGGGGCGCCCCATCTCGGCCGATGAGGCGTACCAGTTGGGGTTAGTGAACCGGGTGGTGCAAAGTGAAGCGTGTGTGAAGGAAGCGATGGGGCTTGCCAGCGAGATCGGCAGGCAGGCGCCTGTAGCCGTTCAACTGATTAAGGAAGCCGTGGGCCAGGCTCTCGATACTGATTTGCAGACGGGTATGGAGTTTGAACGGAATGCCTTTTATCTCTTGTTTGCGACAGAGGACAAGAATGAGGGCATGCGAGCATTCCTCGAAAAACGTAAGCCGTCATTTCAAGGTAAGTGA